A section of the Humulus lupulus chromosome 2, drHumLupu1.1, whole genome shotgun sequence genome encodes:
- the LOC133814289 gene encoding calcium-dependent protein kinase 1-like → MWFHVDAAYAGSACICPEYCHYNDGVEEADSFNMNAHKWLLTNFDCSSLWIKAQHSVCTDGLLFICLAGHPWVQVGGVAPDKPLDSAILGRLKQFSAMNKLKKMAIRTVGLARAMITHSLEVEGLLDAVDIVGTSGDGANTVNISTGASILPAACGTKVAKQGNHSSSSACGSTDVLEELRIVIHLEPEVDVVDVDNSGTIDYGEFVAATLHLNKIETEGHLFAAFSYFDKDGSGYITQDEFQHACEEFDVEDIRLEEMMQEVDQDNKCLHISNKVLVAGIVWWPYIFPMSPLKGLKNRKRS, encoded by the exons ATGTGGTTCCATGTGGATGCTGCATATGCTGGAAGTGCTTGTATATGTCCAGAATATTGCCACTACAATGATGGTGTTGAAGAAGCTGACTCATTTAACATGAATGCACATAAATGGCTTCTGACAAACTTTGATTGTTCTTCACTCTGGATCAAG GCACAACATTCTGTTTGCACTGATGGCCTTTTGTTTATATGTCTCGCAGGCCATCCCTGGGTTCAAGTTGGTGGTGTGGCTCCTGACAAGCCTCTCGATTCTGCAATATTAGGTCGATTAAAGCAATTCTCTGCAATGAACAAGCTCAAGAAAATGGCTATTAGA ACTGTGGGGCTTGCGAGGGCAATGATCACGCATAGTTTAGAAGTAGAGGGCTTACTTGATGCAGTGGACATTGTTGGAACAAGTGGTGATGGAGCAAACACAGTTAACATTTCGACTGGAGCTTCAATACTTCCTGCAGCTTGTGGTACCAAAGTTGCAAAG CAAGGAAATCATTCAAGTTCTTCAGCATGTGGAAGTACCGATGTATTAGAAGAGTTGAGGATAGTTATCCACCTGGAACCTGAGGTTGATGTT GTAGATGTAGATAACAGTGGAACAATTGATTATGGAGAGTTTGTAGCAGCCACTTTGCATTTAAACAAAATTGAGACAGAAGGTCATTTGTTCGCGGCATTTTCCTACTTTGATAAAGATGGAAGTGGCTACATTACTCAAGACGAGTTTCAACATGCTTGCGAGGAGTTTGATGTAGAGGACATCCGGCTAGAAGAAATGATGCAAGAAGTTGATCAGGATAAT AAGTGTTTGCACATTAGTAACAAGGTTTTAGTTGCTGGCATAGTTTGGTGGCCATATATTTTCCCAATGTCCCCATTGAAGGGCCTTAAAAACAGAAAGAGGTCTTAG